TTCACATCATAAAAGCGAGTAATTAAATTCGCTAAGGTCGATTTTCCGCTACCCGATTGTCCAACTAAAGCCACGGTTTTCCCTTTAGGGATGGTAAGTGAAAAATCTTTTAAAACAAATTCCTCATCATATTTAAAGGATATATGATCAAACTTAACTTCATCATAAAAGCCATCAATTACAATAGCATTTTCTTTATCTTTTAAAGGATTTTCGGTTTCAATTATTTCTAATACGCGTTCTGCGGCAGCATTCCCTTTTTTTACACTATAGCTAGCTTTAGAAATTGCTTTTGCAGGAGTTAGAATGTTATATGCCAAGCCCATAAAAGCTAAAAAAGCTTCACTACTTAAAGATTTATCAACTAAAACTAAAGTACCACCATACCATAAAAGGACAGCAATAACTCCGATACCCAAAAATTCACTCGTCGGGCTGGCTAAATTTGTTCTGTTTAGTAAACTATTGGAGAATTTATTAAATCTACTTGTTGATTCGTTGAATTTTTTGTTAAAGATGCCTTCAGCGTTAAAACCTTTAATAATACGAAGCCCACTTAATGTTTCTTCAATTAAAGATAAAAAGTATCCCTGTTCTTTTTGTACTCTATCCGATTTTCGTTTTAAGTTTTTACCAACTAAAGAAATTAGAAAACCTGATATGGGAATAAATATAAAAACGAATAATGTAAGCTGAGGGCTTAGTGTTAACATAAAAATTATTGTAAAAATAATGGTCAACGGCTCTCTAAACAGCAGTTCTAAAATAGAAAGAAAAGAATGTTGTATTTCTAAAACATCGGTACCTATTCTTGCCATAATATCACCTTTTCTCTTTTCAGAAAAGTAGGAGAGGGGTAATTCTACTGTTTTTTTGTATAGTTGGTTTCTTAAATCTTTTAAAACGCCATTACGTAAAAACGTAATATAATACATGGCTAAATAATTGAATATGTTTTTTAAGAAAAACACAATCATAATCAATACAATAACCACTAACAATGCCTTAGACTTATCGTCACCTGCAATTGATGTAATTTGGTAGCTTACATAATTGTTAAAAAAATCAGATAAAGAATTAATGCCTTCATACATTGGTTTTTCAGTAACTTGATTAAGTTCAGGATTAAATATAACTTTCAATAGTGGCATTAATACCATAAAAGATAAGCCACTAAATAAGGCATATAAAACATTAAAAATAATATTTAATATGCCATATATTTTATAAGGATAAGCAAAGCGTAAAATCTTTTTAAAATACTCCATTAATTTAATTGCATCTCTTTGATGATTCTGTCAATTTTCTGAGTGAGTAATTTGTCAACAATAGTAGCATCTTCAGTTTTTTCTAAAGGAAGATTAACACTAAAATAGAACTTAATTTTAGGTTCAGTTCCACTAGGTCTTGCTGCTACTTTTGTGCCATCTTTAGTTTGGTAAATTAACACATTAGATTTTGGCAAATCTATAGCTGTTTTTTCTCCAGTTAATAAATTTGTACAAATAGAAGATTCATAATCAAATAAAAATTCTACTGGTGATCCATCTATATTTTTCAAAGGACTATTTCGCATATCCACCATCATTTGGCTTATTTGCTGAGCCCCATCCATTCCCTTTTTGGTTAATGAGATTAAATACTCTTTATAATACCCATGTTTAGAATACAAGTTCAACAATTCTTTATAGATTGTTGAATTGTTGTTTTTTGCATGAGCAGCAATTTCACATGCGAGTAGCGTGGCCGTTACAGCATCTTTATCTCGAATAAAATCGCCTACCATATATCCGAAACTTTCTTCACCACCACCAATAAATTCCTGTTCACCCTCTGCTTCTCTTATTAAATCAGCAATCCATTTAAATCCTGTCAAACAAATTTTAGTGACAACATTATAACTTTGAGCAATTTTTTCGATTAAATTAGTAGAAACAATGGTAGTTGCAACAAATTGATTTCCGTTTAATCTTCCATCTTCATGCCATTGTTTAATTAAATAGTCAGTCATTACTGCCATGGTTTGGTTACCATTTAGTAATACTAATTTATTTTCTAAATTTCTAACGGCAATACCTAATCTATCAGAATCAGGATCAGTACCTATTACAATATCAGCACCAATTTTTTCAGCCAAATCAGTTGCCATTTTTAAGGCAGCTGGTTCTTCTGGATTTGGAGAAGCAACAGTAGGAAAATCACCATCTGGTTTCTCTTGTTCTTTTACAATATGTACATCTTTAAAGCCAGCCATTTTCAACACTTTAGGAACTGACATTATAGAAGTTCCATGTAATGAAGTAAAGACAATTTTTAATTTATTTCTATTTGGAGTGTTAAAAGTACCATTAGCAACAGATGCTTTATTAAATGCCTCATCAACTTCTTTACCAATGATACTTAATAAGTTTTCATTGGCTTTAAAATTAATTTTATCAAAATTTACAGAGCTTACTTCTTCAATTATTTTTTTATCATGAGGTGGAACTATTTGTCCACCATCGTTCCAATATACTTTATACCCATTATATTCTGGTGGATTATGTGAAGCCGTTAAAACGATACCCGCGTCGCAACCTAAATGTCTAACTGCAAAAGAAAGTTCTGGAGTTGTTCTTAGGTCCTCGAACAATAAGGCTCTAATATTATTAGCTGTAATTACGTCAGCTACTATTTTTGCTAATGATTTACTATTATGACGACAATCAAAAGCAATGGCAACTTTCAGTTCTTTGTCAGGAAAAGTTTGATGTAAATAATTTGCCAAACCCTGTGTGGCTCTACCCAATGTATATTGATTGATACGATTAGTACCTACCCCCATGATACCACGCATACCACCGGTACCAAATTCCATATCTTTATAGAAACTTTCAGTTAAGTTGTTGTCATTATTATCAATTAATTTCTGTACTTTTTCTTGAGTAGTAGCATCAAAAGGTGCAACTAACCATTGTTTAGCTTTTTCTAGTATTTGTTGAGTGCTCATAAGGTTTAATTTTAAACAAATATAAGGATTAATTGAAAGAATGAAAGGGTAAAAAATAAGATTCAAAAAGTAGCAATACAAAAATACTGCACATGTAGTTTTTAAAGTATCTTTTGCTGCTTATTAAATCAAACTACTTCGCTAATTTTATAACGCTCGTCATTTCTTTTAGAACGAAGTATAAGTTCACCTAAAAATCCTGCTAAGAATAGTTGTGTTCCAATAATCATGGCAACAATGGCAGCATAAAATTGAGGTCGTTCAGTAAGTAATCTGCCTGAAGTATTGAAAAACATCTTGTCAATACCTAAGTATAAGGCAAAACATAATCCGATAAAAAACATAAAACTACCCAATAAACCAAACAGGTGCATAGGTCGTTTGGCGAACTTGGACAAAAACCAAATGGTAATCAAATCTAAAAATCCGTTGACGAATCTATCTATTCCGAATTTTGTAGTTCCATATTTTCTGGCTTGATGTTGTACTACTTTCTCATCAATTTTAGTGAAACCTTCATTTTTTGCCAAAACAGGAATGTAACGGTGCATTTCCCCATAAACATCAACACTTTTAATGACAATACTTTTATAAGCTTTTAGTCCGCAATTAAAGTCGTGTAGTTTTAGGCCTGATGTTTTTCTTGCGGCGGCATTAAACAGTTTTGAAGGTATATTTTTTCTTATTTTAGAATCGTAGCGTTTCTTTTTCCAACCAGAAACAAGATCTAAGTTATTTTTAGTAATCAGTTCGTAAAGTTCTGGAATTTCATCCGGGCTGTCCTGCAAATCAGCATCCATGGTAATAACCACATCACCTTTTGTTATTTTAAATCCGGCATTTAAAGCTTGAGATTTACCATAGTTTTTTTGAAAACGAATTCCTTTGACAGCGGAGTCCTTTTTTGATAAATTCTCGATGACTTGCCAAGAATTATCTGTGCTACCATCATCAATAAAGATAATTTCATAACTAAACTGATGGGCTTGCATAACTTTTGCAATCCAATCATATAATTCGCCTAAAGACTCGTCTTCGTTAAGTAGTGGGATAACTACTGAAATGTTCATATTCTATTCGTTGTTTAGTATTGATCTTCTTTTTTTTGCATTGCTAATGAAACTATCAAAGACACTACAAAGCCCAGGAATATGCTGAAAATTAAAATAGAACCTATTGTATAAGCAAAGAAATATTGT
The nucleotide sequence above comes from Aureibaculum algae. Encoded proteins:
- a CDS encoding ABC transporter ATP-binding protein, which codes for MEYFKKILRFAYPYKIYGILNIIFNVLYALFSGLSFMVLMPLLKVIFNPELNQVTEKPMYEGINSLSDFFNNYVSYQITSIAGDDKSKALLVVIVLIMIVFFLKNIFNYLAMYYITFLRNGVLKDLRNQLYKKTVELPLSYFSEKRKGDIMARIGTDVLEIQHSFLSILELLFREPLTIIFTIIFMLTLSPQLTLFVFIFIPISGFLISLVGKNLKRKSDRVQKEQGYFLSLIEETLSGLRIIKGFNAEGIFNKKFNESTSRFNKFSNSLLNRTNLASPTSEFLGIGVIAVLLWYGGTLVLVDKSLSSEAFLAFMGLAYNILTPAKAISKASYSVKKGNAAAERVLEIIETENPLKDKENAIVIDGFYDEVKFDHISFKYDEEFVLKDFSLTIPKGKTVALVGQSGSGKSTLANLITRFYDVNSGSITIDGLDIKELTIKSLRAQLGIVTQDAILFNDSIKNNLLLGDENATDEQIIEALKIANAWEFVSELPKGIDTNIGDSGGKLSGGQKQRLSIARAVLKNPPIMVLDEATSALDTESERLVQVALENMMKNRTSLVIAHRLSTIQKADTIVVLQKGVIMEQGKHSELMANNGIYRKLVEMQSLG
- a CDS encoding glycosyltransferase family 2 protein, producing the protein MNISVVIPLLNEDESLGELYDWIAKVMQAHQFSYEIIFIDDGSTDNSWQVIENLSKKDSAVKGIRFQKNYGKSQALNAGFKITKGDVVITMDADLQDSPDEIPELYELITKNNLDLVSGWKKKRYDSKIRKNIPSKLFNAAARKTSGLKLHDFNCGLKAYKSIVIKSVDVYGEMHRYIPVLAKNEGFTKIDEKVVQHQARKYGTTKFGIDRFVNGFLDLITIWFLSKFAKRPMHLFGLLGSFMFFIGLCFALYLGIDKMFFNTSGRLLTERPQFYAAIVAMIIGTQLFLAGFLGELILRSKRNDERYKISEVV
- a CDS encoding phospho-sugar mutase, coding for MSTQQILEKAKQWLVAPFDATTQEKVQKLIDNNDNNLTESFYKDMEFGTGGMRGIMGVGTNRINQYTLGRATQGLANYLHQTFPDKELKVAIAFDCRHNSKSLAKIVADVITANNIRALLFEDLRTTPELSFAVRHLGCDAGIVLTASHNPPEYNGYKVYWNDGGQIVPPHDKKIIEEVSSVNFDKINFKANENLLSIIGKEVDEAFNKASVANGTFNTPNRNKLKIVFTSLHGTSIMSVPKVLKMAGFKDVHIVKEQEKPDGDFPTVASPNPEEPAALKMATDLAEKIGADIVIGTDPDSDRLGIAVRNLENKLVLLNGNQTMAVMTDYLIKQWHEDGRLNGNQFVATTIVSTNLIEKIAQSYNVVTKICLTGFKWIADLIREAEGEQEFIGGGEESFGYMVGDFIRDKDAVTATLLACEIAAHAKNNNSTIYKELLNLYSKHGYYKEYLISLTKKGMDGAQQISQMMVDMRNSPLKNIDGSPVEFLFDYESSICTNLLTGEKTAIDLPKSNVLIYQTKDGTKVAARPSGTEPKIKFYFSVNLPLEKTEDATIVDKLLTQKIDRIIKEMQLN